A genomic region of Micromonospora sp. NBC_01796 contains the following coding sequences:
- the pepN gene encoding aminopeptidase N, which yields MPSLTRVEAAERAALLTVESYHIDLDLTAGDTGFRSVTTIRFRATPDSTTFVDIKPAQLTSVRLNDTTIDPATLADDRLVLTGLLAENTLTVEAEMAYSNTGEGLHRFVDPADGEAYLYAMAFLEEGPRIFPSFDQPDLKAPVTLSVTAPENWLVAANGAPLHPPTGGRWEFAPTAPLATYFTSLIAGPYHARYDEHDGIPLGIFCRRSMAEHLDRDADEIFTVTKQCLDRFHELFDVRYPFGKYDQAFVPEFNAGAMENPGLVTIRDDYVFRSAVTDSERELRATTIAHEMAHMWFGDLVTMRWWDDLWLNESFAEYLGTRVTAEATRFTGAWTTFGLRRKGWGYAADQRPSTHPVAPEDVPDAAAGLLNFDGISYAKGASVLRQLVAWLGDEAFLAGLNAHFAAHRYGNATLADLLDAMGTASGRDLSEWAELWLRRPQVNTLRAEVSVAEDGTYTEVAVVQTAPPEHPVLRPHRIGVGRYDTEDSADRPVAVLRDRIEVDLDPAVDKGRTVLAELAGQPAASVLLLNDGDLTFAKVRLDDASAAAVPQVLPGLTDSLARAVLWTATIDAVTDGERPVSDLVTLILAALPGETEVIVVEDVLKLSRTLIDRYLDPDRRLTALGYVAQACDRLLGTAPAGGSVQLAAARGLIGASADAARLAGWLAGDNVPEGLAVDTDLRWAVVGRLVVLGAAGEAEVAAELAADRSAAGEERAARCRAALPDPAAKERAWQIIVSDTSLSNRLVEANAGGFWQPEQEALTESYLERYFAEMPAAARLRTSWTADQVARLAFPQYAVAPRTRELAAALIERDDLTPGLRRVVTDAADDLRRALLSRSAGLL from the coding sequence ATGCCGAGCCTTACCAGGGTCGAGGCGGCCGAGCGCGCCGCGCTGCTGACCGTCGAGTCGTACCATATTGATCTTGACCTGACCGCCGGCGACACCGGTTTCCGGTCCGTCACCACGATCCGCTTCCGGGCCACCCCCGACAGCACCACCTTCGTCGATATCAAGCCGGCCCAACTGACCAGCGTACGGCTCAACGACACGACGATCGATCCGGCGACGCTCGCCGACGACCGTCTTGTGCTGACCGGGCTGCTGGCCGAGAACACGCTGACCGTCGAGGCGGAGATGGCGTACTCGAACACCGGCGAGGGGCTGCACCGCTTTGTCGACCCGGCCGACGGCGAGGCGTACCTCTACGCCATGGCATTCCTCGAAGAGGGGCCCCGGATCTTCCCCAGCTTCGACCAGCCCGACCTGAAGGCACCGGTGACGCTGAGCGTGACCGCGCCCGAGAACTGGCTGGTCGCCGCGAACGGCGCCCCGCTGCACCCGCCGACCGGCGGCCGGTGGGAGTTCGCCCCGACCGCCCCGCTGGCCACGTACTTCACCTCGCTGATCGCCGGGCCGTACCACGCCCGGTACGACGAGCACGACGGCATCCCGCTCGGCATCTTCTGCCGCCGGTCGATGGCCGAGCACCTGGACCGGGACGCCGACGAGATCTTCACCGTGACCAAGCAGTGCCTGGACCGGTTCCACGAGCTGTTCGACGTCCGCTACCCGTTCGGCAAGTACGACCAGGCGTTCGTGCCGGAGTTCAACGCCGGCGCGATGGAGAACCCCGGCCTGGTGACGATCCGCGACGACTACGTCTTCCGGTCGGCGGTCACCGACAGCGAACGGGAACTGCGGGCCACCACGATCGCGCACGAGATGGCGCACATGTGGTTCGGTGACCTGGTCACCATGCGCTGGTGGGACGACCTGTGGCTGAACGAGTCGTTCGCGGAGTACCTGGGGACCAGGGTGACCGCCGAGGCGACCCGGTTCACCGGCGCCTGGACCACGTTCGGCCTGCGCCGCAAGGGCTGGGGGTACGCCGCCGACCAGCGCCCGTCCACCCACCCGGTCGCCCCGGAGGACGTACCCGACGCCGCCGCCGGACTGCTCAACTTCGACGGCATCTCGTACGCCAAGGGCGCCTCGGTGCTGCGCCAGCTCGTCGCCTGGCTCGGCGACGAGGCATTCCTCGCCGGGCTGAACGCGCACTTCGCCGCCCACCGGTACGGCAACGCCACCCTGGCCGACCTGCTCGACGCGATGGGTACGGCCAGCGGGCGGGACCTGTCCGAGTGGGCCGAGCTCTGGTTGCGCCGCCCGCAGGTGAACACCCTGCGGGCCGAGGTGAGCGTGGCCGAGGACGGCACGTACACCGAGGTGGCGGTGGTGCAGACGGCCCCTCCGGAGCACCCGGTGCTGCGCCCGCACCGGATCGGGGTGGGGCGCTACGACACAGAGGACTCCGCCGACCGGCCGGTGGCGGTGCTACGGGACCGGATCGAGGTCGACCTGGACCCGGCCGTCGACAAGGGACGGACCGTCCTGGCCGAGCTGGCCGGTCAACCGGCCGCGTCGGTGCTCCTGCTCAACGACGGTGACCTGACGTTCGCCAAGGTGCGCCTCGACGACGCGTCGGCTGCGGCCGTACCGCAGGTTCTGCCCGGCCTGACCGACTCCCTGGCCCGTGCGGTGCTCTGGACCGCGACCATCGACGCGGTGACCGACGGGGAGCGGCCGGTCTCCGACCTGGTGACCCTGATCCTCGCCGCGCTGCCCGGCGAGACCGAGGTGATCGTGGTCGAGGACGTGCTGAAACTGTCCCGTACGCTGATCGACCGTTACCTCGATCCGGATCGCCGGCTGACCGCCCTCGGTTATGTCGCCCAGGCCTGCGACCGGTTGCTCGGCACCGCCCCGGCGGGTGGTTCGGTGCAGCTCGCCGCCGCTCGTGGCCTGATCGGCGCGAGCGCCGATGCGGCCCGGCTGGCCGGCTGGCTGGCCGGTGACAACGTGCCGGAGGGGCTCGCCGTCGACACCGACCTGCGCTGGGCGGTGGTCGGGCGGCTGGTGGTGCTCGGCGCGGCGGGGGAGGCGGAGGTCGCCGCCGAACTGGCCGCCGACCGGAGTGCGGCCGGTGAGGAACGGGCCGCCCGGTGCCGGGCCGCGCTGCCGGATCCGGCCGCGAAGGAGCGGGCCTGGCAGATCATCGTCAGCGACACCTCGCTGTCGAACCGGTTGGTCGAGGCGAACGCGGGCGGGTTCTGGCAGCCGGAGCAGGAGGCGCTGACCGAGTCCTATCTGGAGCGGTACTTCGCCGAGATGCCGGCGGCGGCGCGGTTGCGTACCTCCTGGACCGCCGACCAGGTGGCCAGGCTGGCCTTCCCCCAGTACGCCGTCGCGCCGCGTACCCGGGAGCTGGCCGCGGCGCTGATCGAGCGCGACGACCTGACGCCGGGGCTGCGCCGGGTGGTGACCGACGCGGCCGACGACCTGCGTCGGGCGCTGCTGTCCCGTTCCGCCGGGCTGCTCTGA
- the nadD gene encoding nicotinate-nucleotide adenylyltransferase has product MEEDTRRIGIMGGTFDPIHHGHLVAASEVADRFGLDEVIFVPTGHPWQKADEPVSSPEDRYLMTVIATASNPRFQVSRADIDRDGPTYTVDTLRDLHEEYGPKAQLFFITGADALDKILSWKDADQMFELAHFIGVTRPGFELSARHLPADSVSLVQVPAMAISSTDCRARVAAGEPVWYLVPDGVVQYIAKRRLYQ; this is encoded by the coding sequence GTGGAGGAAGATACCCGACGAATCGGGATCATGGGCGGAACCTTCGATCCGATCCATCACGGTCACCTGGTCGCGGCCAGCGAGGTCGCCGACCGGTTCGGGCTCGACGAGGTCATCTTCGTGCCCACCGGTCACCCGTGGCAGAAGGCCGACGAGCCGGTCTCCTCGCCCGAGGACCGCTACCTGATGACGGTGATAGCGACCGCCTCGAACCCCCGCTTCCAGGTCAGCCGGGCCGACATCGACCGGGACGGCCCGACCTACACCGTCGACACCCTCCGCGACCTGCACGAGGAGTACGGCCCGAAGGCGCAGTTGTTCTTCATCACCGGCGCGGACGCGCTGGACAAGATCCTGTCCTGGAAAGACGCCGACCAGATGTTCGAGCTGGCCCACTTCATCGGGGTGACCAGGCCGGGCTTCGAACTCTCCGCCCGGCACCTGCCGGCCGACTCGGTGAGCCTGGTCCAGGTGCCGGCGATGGCGATCTCGTCCACCGACTGCCGGGCGCGGGTGGCCGCCGGGGAGCCCGTCTGGTACCTCGTGCCCGACGGTGTGGTCCAGTACATTGCCAAACGCCGGCTCTATCAGTAA
- the rsfS gene encoding ribosome silencing factor, with protein sequence MTASDRALELALAAAQAAADKKAQDIVLIDVGDQLAITDVFLIASAPSERQVQAIVDAIEEQLLTLSDKAKPVRREGERAGRWVLLDYVDIVVHVQHTEEREFYALDRLWKDCPIIPFVDRDLVDADAGHGE encoded by the coding sequence GTGACAGCTTCCGATCGCGCCCTCGAGCTGGCATTGGCCGCCGCCCAGGCCGCCGCTGACAAGAAGGCACAGGACATCGTCCTGATCGACGTAGGCGACCAGCTGGCCATCACCGACGTGTTCCTGATCGCCTCGGCGCCGAGTGAGCGCCAGGTACAGGCGATCGTCGACGCGATCGAGGAGCAACTGCTCACCCTCTCGGACAAGGCCAAGCCGGTCCGGCGCGAGGGCGAGCGGGCCGGACGCTGGGTGCTGCTCGACTACGTCGACATCGTGGTGCACGTCCAGCACACCGAGGAGCGCGAGTTCTACGCTCTCGACCGGCTGTGGAAGGACTGCCCGATCATCCCGTTCGTGGACCGTGACCTCGTCGACGCCGACGCCGGCCACGGCGAATGA
- a CDS encoding histidine phosphatase family protein → MTRLIIWRHGNTDWNADNRVQGQTDTPLNALGVEQADAAAALLAELKPDAIVASDLQRATRTAEALAALTGLPVCTDARLRERFYGQWQGLTMAEVAARFPTEHARWRNGDADPGCQVEALDDLAKRIGTAFQTAADANPGGTTVVATHGGGAKQGCGHLLGWGPPILRALGSLQNCHWTELRHDQVRGWQLRAHNVGPAAREPIPAAI, encoded by the coding sequence ATGACCCGACTGATCATCTGGCGGCACGGCAACACGGACTGGAACGCGGACAACCGCGTCCAGGGGCAGACCGACACCCCGCTCAACGCGCTGGGTGTGGAACAGGCCGACGCCGCGGCGGCCCTGCTGGCCGAACTGAAGCCGGACGCCATCGTCGCCAGTGACCTGCAACGGGCCACCCGCACGGCGGAGGCCCTCGCCGCGCTGACCGGGCTGCCGGTATGCACCGACGCCCGGCTGCGCGAGCGTTTCTACGGGCAGTGGCAGGGGCTCACCATGGCCGAGGTCGCCGCCCGGTTCCCGACCGAGCACGCACGTTGGCGCAACGGTGACGCCGATCCCGGCTGCCAGGTCGAAGCCCTGGACGACCTGGCCAAGCGGATCGGCACCGCGTTCCAGACGGCGGCCGACGCCAACCCCGGCGGCACCACCGTGGTCGCCACCCACGGCGGTGGCGCCAAGCAGGGATGCGGCCACCTGCTCGGCTGGGGGCCACCGATCCTGCGCGCGCTCGGCTCGTTGCAGAACTGCCACTGGACCGAGCTGCGCCACGACCAGGTACGCGGCTGGCAGCTTCGCGCGCACAACGTCGGTCCGGCGGCCCGCGAGCCGATCCCCGCCGCCATCTGA
- a CDS encoding DegV family protein: protein MPVAVATDSTAYLPDPPTGPAAVAADVWPTVVPLTVVLNGVPGLEGIEVSPADVSRAMTGRRDAVSTSRPSPEQFVAAYRRLFERGATGIVSVHLSAELSGTVEAATLAAAEFDNRVTVIDSRSTGMGLGFPALAAARAAAGGADLAEVAQATRDAIDRTFTFFYVDTLEFLRRGGRINAAEALLGTALSVKPILHVRDGRIAVRDKVRTASRGLARLVDLAVAAADESAVDVAVHHLAAPERAEALAGALAVRLGDRLHDRHITEAGAVVGAHAGPGLACVVVHRRG from the coding sequence ATGCCCGTCGCGGTTGCCACCGATTCCACCGCCTACCTGCCGGATCCGCCCACCGGCCCCGCGGCGGTCGCCGCTGACGTCTGGCCCACCGTGGTCCCCCTCACCGTCGTCCTCAACGGGGTGCCGGGGCTGGAGGGCATCGAGGTGTCACCGGCCGACGTGTCCCGGGCGATGACCGGGCGCCGGGACGCGGTCAGCACCTCCCGGCCGTCACCGGAGCAGTTCGTCGCCGCGTACCGCCGGCTGTTCGAGCGGGGCGCGACCGGGATCGTGTCGGTGCACCTGTCGGCCGAACTCTCCGGCACGGTCGAGGCCGCGACCCTGGCCGCCGCCGAGTTCGACAACCGGGTCACCGTGATCGACTCCCGGTCCACCGGAATGGGCCTCGGCTTCCCCGCCCTGGCCGCCGCGAGAGCCGCCGCCGGCGGTGCCGACCTGGCCGAGGTCGCGCAGGCCACCCGGGACGCGATCGACCGTACGTTCACCTTCTTCTACGTCGACACCCTCGAATTCCTCCGCCGTGGCGGCCGGATCAACGCGGCCGAGGCACTGCTCGGCACTGCCCTGTCGGTCAAGCCGATCCTGCACGTCCGCGACGGCCGGATCGCAGTCCGGGACAAGGTTCGCACCGCGAGCCGGGGACTGGCCAGACTCGTCGACCTGGCCGTCGCCGCCGCCGACGAGTCGGCGGTCGACGTCGCCGTACACCACCTGGCCGCGCCGGAGCGGGCGGAAGCCCTGGCAGGGGCCCTGGCCGTACGCCTCGGCGACCGGTTGCACGACCGGCACATCACCGAGGCGGGCGCGGTGGTCGGGGCGCACGCCGGCCCGGGGCTCGCGTGTGTGGTCGTGCACCGCCGGGGGTGA
- a CDS encoding maleylpyruvate isomerase N-terminal domain-containing protein, translated as MAEDPVLDVLRGEAEQLTRALTGLSEQDWDRPTACTPWRVRDLLAHIRVVIAWLPGMLIAQPPARAKVDARAYYRPDERFAPDTNTTRIRLAREHTAAHDTGAALVEDFRINWQQVDKLCRAEPPDRVVRTRHGDPMLLTEFLRTRVVEVAVHGLDLAAALDRRPWLTAPAAELVEDLLGGSTARRALGWDRLTFLLKATGRTPITPAETEQINHLGIQWLTLG; from the coding sequence ATGGCGGAAGATCCAGTGCTGGACGTACTCCGGGGCGAGGCGGAGCAGCTCACCCGAGCACTGACCGGACTGTCCGAGCAGGACTGGGACCGTCCCACCGCCTGCACCCCATGGCGCGTACGCGACCTGCTCGCCCACATCCGAGTGGTGATCGCCTGGCTGCCGGGAATGCTGATCGCCCAACCACCGGCCCGCGCAAAGGTGGACGCGAGGGCGTACTACCGGCCGGACGAGCGGTTCGCCCCGGACACCAACACGACCCGGATCAGGCTGGCCCGGGAGCACACGGCAGCGCACGACACCGGAGCCGCGCTGGTCGAGGACTTCCGCATCAACTGGCAGCAGGTGGACAAGCTCTGCCGGGCCGAGCCGCCGGACCGGGTCGTACGCACCCGGCACGGCGATCCGATGCTGTTGACGGAGTTTCTGCGTACCCGGGTGGTGGAGGTCGCGGTGCACGGCCTGGACCTGGCCGCGGCCCTGGACCGCCGACCGTGGCTGACCGCTCCCGCCGCCGAACTGGTCGAAGACCTGCTCGGCGGCTCCACGGCGCGACGAGCCCTCGGCTGGGACCGGCTGACCTTCCTGCTCAAGGCCACCGGCCGAACCCCGATCACCCCCGCCGAAACCGAGCAGATCAACCACCTCGGCATCCAGTGGCTGACCCTGGGCTAG
- a CDS encoding helix-hairpin-helix domain-containing protein, protein MARLLRGGATRPSVPVEVGVSPPGDNPVASGLGGPGAFDPGRRGVRALAVVAALVVLGAAGWAWQARPQAEPVDVVATAGADEPTSASAGAGPGPTGSAGAEVVVAVAGKVRRPGLVRLPTGARVADALTAAGGALPGVDVALLNLARKVTDGELILVGVTAPPGVAAGPAGPGQPADPAAGGGKVNLNTATLAQLDTLPGVGPVLAQRILDHRDQRGGFRTVGDLRQVSGIGDARYEQLKELVTV, encoded by the coding sequence CTGGCCCGGCTGCTGCGTGGTGGGGCGACCCGTCCCTCCGTACCGGTGGAGGTTGGTGTTTCCCCGCCGGGTGACAACCCGGTGGCGAGTGGGCTGGGTGGGCCGGGCGCTTTTGACCCCGGCCGGCGTGGGGTCAGGGCGCTCGCCGTGGTGGCCGCGCTGGTGGTGCTCGGCGCCGCCGGTTGGGCCTGGCAGGCCCGCCCGCAGGCCGAGCCGGTCGACGTCGTCGCGACGGCCGGCGCCGACGAGCCGACCTCTGCCAGCGCCGGAGCAGGTCCGGGCCCGACCGGGAGCGCCGGGGCCGAGGTGGTCGTCGCGGTCGCCGGAAAGGTACGCCGCCCCGGTCTGGTCCGGCTCCCCACCGGAGCCCGGGTCGCCGACGCGCTGACCGCCGCCGGAGGTGCCCTGCCCGGCGTCGACGTCGCACTGCTCAACCTGGCCCGGAAGGTCACCGACGGCGAGCTGATCCTGGTCGGGGTGACCGCCCCGCCGGGAGTCGCCGCCGGACCCGCCGGTCCGGGGCAGCCCGCCGATCCGGCGGCCGGTGGCGGCAAGGTCAACCTGAACACCGCCACCCTGGCCCAGCTCGACACCCTGCCCGGCGTCGGGCCGGTGCTCGCCCAGCGCATCCTCGACCATCGTGACCAGCGCGGCGGGTTCCGCACCGTGGGCGACCTGCGGCAGGTCAGCGGCATCGGGGACGCCCGGTACGAGCAGCTCAAGGAACTGGTCACGGTATGA
- a CDS encoding ComEC/Rec2 family competence protein, protein MRAAAAVRVPEEVEPDTRAKPPDLRLAGVAVATWFSALAVLYLSARSGVLIALVAAAVALALAARLTRPHHRGPLADRYGWIAVAVLIGVVCGSAATAARLGVRDAESLAELSRTRAPVTVELVVRDDPRAVAGAAGRPSMLLLSAELSWLRGPDQRKLEVPARILVLATDAQWRDLLPGQRLTASGRLARARGGDLTAAVLSANSAPVRIGTPSWTQRVAGTLRAGLQRACLPLADEPGGLLPGLVVGDTSRLLPAVEDDFLTTGMTHLNAVSGANVAIVVGLVLLCARWARAGPWLTAVICAIALVGFVILARPSPSVVRAATMGAVGLLALAVGRPRAALPALGAAITVLVVVDPELAGDAGFALSVLATGGLLLVAPKWRDRMRARGVPAGLAEALAIPAAAQLTCAPVVAGLSGTISLVAVPANLLAVPAIAPATVLGVAAATVSPVWPAGAEFAAWLGSWPAWWLVLVARYGARVPAGTLPWLDGVAGGLLLGALTVALLVAARHPLVRRLVAVVAVAVVIGALPVRLVASGWPPDGWVFALCAVGQGDTAVLPIGAGRAVVVDAGPDPAAADRCLRRLGVRSVPLLVVSHFHADHVGGLAGVLRGRKVGAVVTPQWPEPEAGRSTVERAGATAGIPVSGIGPGWRYVAGQVELTLLGPPYPMRGTRSDPNNNSLVLRARVGGVRVLLAGDAEEEEQRALLDGLPATELRAELLKVAHHGSAYQEVGFLDAVAPAVALVPVGEGNDYGHPNPAVLSRLARNGARVLRTDTDGDLAVVRRDGALAVVVRGLGAGER, encoded by the coding sequence ATGAGGGCGGCAGCGGCGGTCCGGGTGCCGGAGGAGGTCGAGCCCGACACCCGTGCCAAGCCACCGGATCTGCGGCTCGCCGGTGTGGCGGTGGCGACCTGGTTCTCCGCCCTCGCCGTGCTCTACCTGTCGGCGCGGTCCGGAGTGCTGATCGCACTGGTCGCCGCCGCCGTCGCGCTGGCCCTCGCCGCCCGACTGACCCGGCCGCACCACCGAGGCCCGCTCGCCGACCGGTACGGCTGGATCGCGGTTGCCGTACTGATCGGGGTGGTGTGCGGCAGCGCGGCGACGGCTGCCCGGCTCGGCGTACGGGACGCGGAGTCGTTGGCCGAGTTGTCCCGTACGCGGGCGCCGGTCACGGTCGAGCTGGTCGTACGCGACGATCCGCGTGCGGTGGCCGGAGCGGCGGGACGGCCGTCGATGCTCCTGCTCTCGGCCGAGCTGTCCTGGCTGCGTGGGCCGGACCAGCGGAAGCTCGAGGTCCCGGCTCGGATTCTGGTGCTGGCCACCGATGCGCAGTGGCGGGACCTGCTGCCGGGGCAGCGGCTGACCGCCAGCGGTCGGTTGGCGCGGGCGCGGGGCGGTGACCTGACGGCGGCCGTACTGTCGGCCAACAGTGCACCCGTGCGGATCGGTACGCCCTCCTGGACGCAGCGGGTGGCCGGGACCCTGCGGGCCGGGTTGCAGCGGGCCTGTCTGCCCCTGGCCGACGAGCCCGGTGGACTGCTGCCGGGGCTGGTGGTCGGTGACACCAGTCGACTGTTGCCGGCGGTCGAGGACGACTTCCTCACCACCGGCATGACGCACTTGAACGCTGTTTCAGGGGCAAATGTCGCGATTGTCGTTGGGTTGGTGCTGCTCTGCGCCCGCTGGGCCCGTGCCGGCCCGTGGCTCACCGCCGTGATCTGCGCGATCGCCCTGGTCGGTTTCGTGATCCTGGCCCGACCGTCGCCGAGTGTGGTCCGGGCGGCCACGATGGGGGCGGTCGGGCTGCTGGCCCTGGCGGTCGGCCGACCACGGGCGGCACTGCCGGCACTCGGGGCGGCGATCACGGTCCTGGTGGTGGTCGACCCGGAGTTGGCCGGCGACGCGGGGTTCGCGCTGTCCGTACTGGCCACGGGTGGGTTGCTGCTGGTGGCGCCGAAGTGGCGGGACCGGATGCGGGCTCGGGGAGTGCCGGCGGGGCTGGCCGAGGCGCTGGCCATCCCGGCGGCGGCACAACTGACCTGTGCCCCGGTGGTGGCGGGGCTGTCCGGGACGATCAGCTTGGTGGCCGTACCGGCGAACCTGCTTGCCGTGCCGGCGATCGCGCCGGCCACCGTACTCGGCGTGGCCGCCGCCACGGTGTCACCCGTGTGGCCGGCGGGTGCCGAGTTCGCGGCCTGGCTCGGGAGCTGGCCGGCGTGGTGGCTGGTGCTGGTCGCGCGTTACGGGGCTCGGGTGCCGGCCGGAACCCTGCCCTGGCTGGACGGTGTTGCCGGTGGGCTGCTGCTCGGTGCGCTCACCGTGGCGCTGCTGGTCGCCGCCCGGCATCCGCTGGTCCGCCGGCTGGTCGCGGTGGTCGCGGTCGCGGTGGTGATCGGCGCGCTACCGGTACGCCTGGTCGCCTCGGGTTGGCCGCCGGACGGCTGGGTCTTCGCGCTCTGCGCGGTCGGGCAGGGCGACACCGCCGTGCTGCCGATCGGGGCAGGGCGGGCCGTCGTGGTCGACGCCGGACCCGATCCGGCGGCGGCCGACCGGTGCCTGCGCCGGCTCGGCGTACGGTCGGTGCCGTTGCTGGTGGTCAGCCACTTCCACGCCGACCACGTGGGTGGACTGGCCGGGGTGCTGCGCGGGCGCAAGGTTGGTGCGGTGGTGACTCCGCAGTGGCCGGAGCCGGAGGCCGGTCGGTCCACCGTCGAGCGGGCCGGGGCGACGGCCGGCATCCCGGTCAGCGGCATCGGTCCGGGCTGGCGGTACGTCGCCGGCCAGGTGGAACTGACCCTGCTCGGTCCGCCGTACCCGATGCGGGGCACCAGATCGGACCCGAACAACAACTCGCTCGTGCTCCGCGCACGGGTCGGCGGCGTACGGGTCCTCCTCGCCGGGGATGCCGAGGAGGAGGAACAGCGGGCGCTGCTCGACGGCCTGCCCGCCACCGAACTGCGGGCGGAACTGTTGAAGGTGGCCCACCACGGATCGGCCTATCAGGAGGTTGGCTTCCTCGACGCGGTGGCGCCGGCGGTGGCGCTGGTCCCGGTCGGGGAGGGCAACGACTACGGCCACCCGAACCCGGCCGTCCTGTCGAGACTGGCCCGCAACGGCGCGCGGGTGCTGCGTACGGACACCGACGGGGACCTGGCCGTGGTCCGGCGCGACGGTGCACTGGCGGTGGTCGTACGAGGACTCGGTGCAGGTGAGCGGTGA
- the holA gene encoding DNA polymerase III subunit delta — translation MTPVSLAPILLVLGDEELLVTRALAGAAATAREIDSGADVRDYEAGSVNPGEVAEMLSPSLFGGRRVLLLRNGQDARKDLVTVLLAYAKNPDPDVHLVVAHAGGAKGKAFADGLRTAGATVIPAAKLKGERERIAFVRDEFRRGGAKASDDAASALVASVGNDLRELASACAQLIADTDGRIGADTVARYYKGRAEVSGFTVADAAMVGDLPAALEALRWALHVGVDPVPIADALADGVRTVARVSSAGRGSAYQLASSLGMPAWKIERAQRQGRGWTPEGLVDAMQAAAECNAAVKGGADDRGYALERAVFAVAAARTGSGTR, via the coding sequence GTGACCCCTGTTAGCCTCGCCCCGATCCTGCTCGTCCTCGGAGACGAGGAGCTGCTCGTCACCCGGGCGCTCGCCGGGGCAGCCGCAACGGCCCGGGAGATCGACTCCGGCGCCGACGTACGTGACTACGAGGCGGGATCGGTCAACCCCGGCGAGGTCGCCGAGATGCTCAGCCCGTCCCTGTTCGGCGGTCGCCGGGTCCTGCTGTTGCGCAACGGGCAGGACGCCCGCAAGGACCTGGTCACCGTGCTGCTCGCGTACGCGAAGAACCCGGACCCGGACGTCCACCTGGTGGTGGCCCACGCCGGTGGCGCCAAGGGCAAGGCCTTCGCCGACGGGCTGCGGACGGCCGGTGCGACCGTGATCCCGGCGGCCAAGCTCAAGGGCGAACGGGAGCGGATCGCCTTCGTCCGGGACGAGTTCCGGCGCGGTGGCGCCAAGGCCAGCGACGACGCCGCCTCGGCCCTGGTCGCCTCGGTCGGCAACGACCTGCGGGAACTCGCCTCGGCCTGCGCGCAGCTCATCGCCGACACCGACGGGCGGATCGGCGCCGACACCGTCGCCCGCTACTACAAGGGGCGGGCCGAGGTGAGCGGCTTCACCGTCGCCGACGCGGCCATGGTCGGTGACCTGCCCGCCGCGCTGGAGGCGCTGCGCTGGGCGCTGCACGTCGGCGTCGACCCGGTGCCGATCGCCGACGCCCTCGCCGACGGCGTACGGACGGTCGCCCGGGTGAGTTCCGCCGGGCGCGGCAGCGCGTACCAACTGGCCAGCAGCCTCGGCATGCCGGCGTGGAAAATCGAACGGGCGCAGCGGCAGGGTCGGGGCTGGACCCCGGAAGGGCTGGTCGACGCGATGCAGGCCGCCGCCGAGTGCAACGCCGCCGTCAAGGGCGGTGCCGACGACCGGGGGTACGCCCTGGAGCGGGCGGTCTTTGCGGTCGCCGCCGCCCGGACGGGAAGTGGCACCCGGTGA
- the rpsT gene encoding 30S ribosomal protein S20, translating to MANIKSQIKRNRQNEKRRLRNKSVKSSLKTAIRKFNEATVAGDAEQATALLRDASRKLDKAVSKGVIHQNQAANRKSAIAKRLESLSVAA from the coding sequence GTGGCGAACATTAAGTCCCAGATCAAGCGCAACCGGCAGAACGAGAAGCGCCGGCTGCGTAACAAGTCGGTCAAGTCGTCGCTGAAGACCGCCATCCGCAAGTTCAACGAGGCGACCGTCGCCGGTGACGCCGAGCAGGCCACCGCGTTGCTGCGCGACGCCTCGCGCAAGCTTGACAAGGCTGTCAGCAAGGGCGTCATCCACCAGAACCAGGCGGCGAACCGCAAGTCGGCCATCGCCAAGCGCCTGGAGTCGCTCTCCGTCGCTGCCTGA